From Candidatus Sphingomonas colombiensis, one genomic window encodes:
- a CDS encoding DUF1476 domain-containing protein yields MTTFDDRERAFENKFARDEEMAFRIIARRNRLLGQWAAGLMKLTPAEADSYGKTVIHADLEEAGDDDVVRKLLGDLTAAGVDIDEAAVRRALEEQMIEARRQLMEAQ; encoded by the coding sequence ATGACCACCTTCGACGATCGCGAGCGCGCTTTTGAAAACAAGTTCGCGCGTGACGAGGAAATGGCCTTCCGCATCATCGCGCGGCGCAATCGCCTGCTCGGCCAATGGGCGGCGGGGTTGATGAAGCTCACCCCGGCGGAGGCGGATTCCTATGGCAAGACGGTGATCCACGCCGATCTGGAAGAGGCGGGCGACGACGATGTGGTGCGCAAGCTGCTCGGCGATCTCACCGCCGCTGGCGTCGATATCGACGAGGCCGCCGTGCGCCGCGCGCTGGAGGAGCAGATGATCGAGGCGCGCCGCCAGTTGATGGAAGCGCAATAA
- a CDS encoding BlaI/MecI/CopY family transcriptional regulator, which produces MAERISDAEHAVMEVLWDDSPLTAQEVAERVGPDRGWSVNTVKTLLGRLLAKSAVSHEEDGRRYLYRPAVQRGDYVSGESRRLIDRLFGGKLTPLVAHLAERDELSAQDIAEIEALLKALKQ; this is translated from the coding sequence GTGGCCGAGCGGATCAGCGATGCCGAACATGCCGTGATGGAGGTGTTGTGGGATGATTCCCCGCTCACCGCGCAGGAGGTGGCCGAGCGTGTCGGCCCCGATCGCGGCTGGAGCGTCAATACCGTCAAGACCCTGCTCGGCCGGCTGCTCGCCAAGAGCGCGGTTTCGCACGAGGAAGACGGCCGGCGTTATCTTTATCGCCCCGCCGTCCAGCGCGGCGACTATGTTTCCGGTGAATCGCGGCGGCTGATCGATCGGCTGTTCGGCGGCAAGCTTACGCCGCTGGTCGCGCATCTTGCCGAGCGCGACGAACTTTCCGCGCAGGATATCGCCGAGATCGAGGCGCTGCTGAAGGCGCTGAAGCAATGA
- a CDS encoding prolyl oligopeptidase family serine peptidase — protein MRSVALAILLVAAPATARAAEAPLPGLEAALAYPFPTALIAAERADRIAWISVVKGVRNVWTATGPDYRARALTGALADDGQELTGLMLSPDGTRAIWVRGGDHDSNWPIDWEPNPADSPDAVTLEIWSAATGGGVPVKIAEGDTPAISAKGRVAFIKSGKVWSVDGAGKEKPKQLIADRGKASALAWSPDGTRLAFVSGRGDHSFVGIWSGADKPIVWLAPATGFDGAPVWSPDGQRVAFTRLPGNGGAPEPMLTETPLPWSIVVADATSGDGKVVWQSPRTLEGSYPDSIADGAALMWGAHDRLVFRAELDGWPHLYSMPAAGGQPLLLTPGNFMVEHTTMSRDRATLFYDANTGTAAEDDDRRHIFRVPIDRAEPVAMTRGDGLEWTPVAVGGDRIAFVAAGATRAAEVRMSSGAGNGTLVGASSAGYAPPMVAPKRVVFKAADGLVVHGQLFEPAGGKAKHPAIVFVHGGPMRQMLLGFPYMDYYAHSYAVNQYLASRGFVVLSVNYRLGIGYGRAFQHPDKASFRGASEYRDVQAGAKYLQSLSNVNPDRIGIWGGSYGGYLTALALARDSATFKAGVDLHGVHDWSRLIAEEGKPVERHEKGDWEATLKTAFESSPIADVARWKSPVLLIHGDDDRNVRFNQTIDLARRLDNAGVRYEQLILPNEIHGFLRYADWLKADTATVRFFETELKDK, from the coding sequence ATGAGGTCAGTCGCGCTAGCCATATTGCTGGTGGCCGCTCCGGCAACGGCGCGGGCGGCCGAGGCGCCCCTACCCGGGCTGGAAGCCGCGCTGGCCTACCCCTTCCCCACCGCGCTGATCGCCGCGGAACGCGCGGATCGCATCGCCTGGATCAGCGTGGTGAAAGGCGTGCGCAACGTCTGGACCGCCACCGGCCCGGACTATCGCGCACGGGCGCTGACCGGCGCGCTCGCGGACGACGGGCAGGAATTGACCGGGCTGATGCTTTCCCCCGATGGCACGCGAGCGATCTGGGTGCGCGGCGGCGATCATGACTCCAATTGGCCGATCGACTGGGAGCCCAATCCTGCCGACAGCCCGGATGCGGTCACGCTGGAAATCTGGTCCGCCGCCACAGGCGGCGGCGTGCCAGTGAAGATCGCCGAGGGCGACACGCCGGCGATCTCCGCCAAAGGACGCGTCGCCTTCATCAAAAGCGGCAAGGTGTGGAGCGTCGACGGCGCCGGGAAGGAAAAACCGAAGCAGCTTATCGCTGATCGCGGCAAGGCGTCCGCGCTCGCCTGGTCGCCAGACGGAACGCGGCTCGCCTTCGTCTCGGGGCGGGGCGACCATAGCTTCGTCGGCATATGGTCCGGCGCGGACAAGCCGATCGTCTGGCTGGCCCCGGCGACTGGCTTCGATGGTGCGCCGGTGTGGTCTCCGGATGGGCAGCGTGTCGCCTTCACCCGGCTTCCCGGCAATGGCGGCGCGCCCGAACCGATGCTGACCGAAACACCGCTCCCCTGGTCGATCGTCGTCGCCGATGCGACGAGCGGCGACGGCAAAGTGGTGTGGCAAAGCCCGCGCACTCTAGAAGGCTCCTATCCCGACTCGATCGCCGATGGCGCGGCATTGATGTGGGGCGCACATGATCGCCTGGTATTCCGCGCCGAACTGGACGGTTGGCCGCATCTCTATTCGATGCCAGCGGCGGGCGGTCAGCCATTGCTGCTGACACCGGGCAATTTCATGGTCGAGCACACCACCATGTCGCGCGATCGCGCGACGCTGTTCTATGACGCCAATACCGGCACGGCGGCCGAGGACGACGATCGCCGCCACATATTCCGCGTGCCGATCGACCGTGCGGAGCCGGTGGCGATGACACGGGGCGATGGGCTGGAGTGGACGCCAGTGGCCGTCGGGGGCGATCGTATCGCCTTTGTCGCGGCGGGAGCGACCCGCGCCGCAGAGGTGCGGATGAGCAGCGGGGCCGGGAACGGCACACTCGTCGGGGCCTCATCGGCCGGATACGCACCACCGATGGTCGCGCCGAAGCGCGTCGTCTTCAAGGCGGCAGATGGACTTGTCGTCCATGGGCAGTTGTTCGAGCCGGCAGGCGGCAAGGCCAAGCATCCGGCGATCGTTTTCGTCCACGGCGGGCCGATGCGGCAGATGCTGCTGGGCTTCCCCTATATGGATTATTACGCCCACAGCTATGCGGTGAACCAATATCTGGCATCACGCGGCTTCGTGGTGCTCTCGGTCAATTATCGGCTGGGCATCGGTTATGGTCGCGCATTCCAGCACCCTGACAAGGCCAGCTTCCGTGGCGCGTCCGAATATCGCGACGTTCAGGCCGGCGCGAAATATCTGCAATCGCTGAGCAACGTGAACCCCGATCGGATCGGCATCTGGGGCGGCTCCTATGGCGGCTATCTGACCGCGCTGGCGCTCGCGCGGGACAGCGCGACGTTCAAGGCCGGGGTCGATCTGCACGGCGTGCACGACTGGTCACGCCTGATCGCGGAGGAAGGCAAACCCGTCGAACGCCATGAAAAGGGCGATTGGGAGGCAACGCTCAAGACCGCCTTCGAAAGCTCGCCGATCGCCGATGTCGCGCGCTGGAAATCGCCCGTGCTGCTGATCCATGGCGATGACGACCGGAACGTGCGTTTCAACCAGACGATCGATCTGGCGCGGCGGCTGGACAATGCCGGGGTCCGCTATGAGCAGTTGATCCTGCCAAACGAAATCCACGGCTTCCTGCGCTATGCGGATTGGTTGAAGGCCGACACCGCGACCGTGCGCTTCTTCGAAACGGAGCTGAAGGATAAATAG
- a CDS encoding BolA family transcriptional regulator, whose protein sequence is MPMAADDIATLIREGIPDADVEITDLAGDGDHYAARVVSASFAGLSRVKQHQAVYAALGGRMGGVLHALQLTTAVPK, encoded by the coding sequence ATGCCGATGGCGGCGGATGACATCGCCACGCTGATCCGCGAGGGAATTCCGGATGCAGACGTGGAGATCACCGATCTCGCGGGCGATGGCGATCATTATGCGGCGCGCGTCGTCAGCGCGTCGTTCGCGGGGCTATCGCGCGTGAAGCAGCACCAGGCGGTCTATGCCGCGCTCGGTGGCCGCATGGGCGGCGTGCTCCACGCCTTGCAGCTTACCACCGCCGTTCCGAAATAA
- the grxD gene encoding Grx4 family monothiol glutaredoxin, producing the protein MTDDVQARIDAVVKNNQVVLFMKGSPLFPQCGFSSRAVAILQHLNVEFESVDVLQDQGIRQGIKAYSDWPTIPQLYVGGEFVGGSDIMMEMYESGELAELFESAAKAE; encoded by the coding sequence ATGACCGACGACGTCCAGGCCCGCATCGATGCGGTAGTGAAGAATAATCAGGTGGTGCTGTTCATGAAGGGCAGCCCGCTTTTCCCGCAATGCGGCTTTTCCAGCCGCGCGGTGGCAATCCTCCAGCATCTGAACGTCGAGTTCGAAAGCGTCGACGTGTTGCAGGATCAGGGCATCCGTCAGGGGATCAAGGCCTATTCGGATTGGCCGACCATTCCGCAGCTCTATGTCGGCGGCGAATTCGTCGGCGGATCGGACATCATGATGGAGATGTACGAATCCGGCGAGCTGGCCGAATTGTTCGAAAGCGCTGCCAAGGCTGAGTGA